DNA from Dehalococcoidia bacterium:
CTGTGAGGGCAGCCAGCATCAAGCAGGCCTAATCGACCATCGGAATCTCGAAACGCGACTAAATATTCTCCGAGGGCACGAACTCGAATCGGAGGCGAGTCCGGTACCGGCAATTCATCACTTAACAGCACAGGAAACCAAAAGCATCTAAACAAATCTCCCATTGGTGATCCAGCTTGGACCAGAGTTAGTAAATCGTTGTCTTCTTTTGATAGTGCCATTTTATTATTATAAAGGAGGAGTTACTTGCCGGGACCGGATCCTACTAAATCTTCCCCAGAAAGATGTTCAACAGTCACCCCCGTCTCAGCAAAAGTGCGAGTTACTGTTGTCGTTGCATAAATCCACATTATTTTCATTGTCCCTTTTCCGGTATTGCGAAAACAATGGACAATATTTTTTGGGATAAATGTTGTGTCCCATAATTTGACAGATCTCACAATGCCATCTATCTCACACTCTCCTGATCCTTGAAGAACAGTAACCATCTCTTCCACATTATGAGAATGCAAAGGTACTTCCAATCCTTCGGGGAAACTACTAATTCCAGCTGTAAAAGAGTCAGTCCCATCCATTTTGCCAACCAATGGAAATGATTCGGCTCCATTCCCACGTGATACAGGGATTTGCTTTGCAAAATCTATAAATTTTACTTCTGCCATAGTATTACCTATCTCCTAACTCTGTTATGACATCTACAACGGCGAGCTTGCCATTGTTAATAACTTCGCTTACAGCCCGCTCCAAAGCGCTTCGAAGTTGCGAGGGGTCGTCAATTGGGCCTTCTGCCCATGCTCCAAAAGACCTAGCCATTGCAGCAAAATCTACGTAAGGATCATCAATATCTATCCCTATGTTCTTATTCTCATCTGGTCTACCTCTTACTTCCGCCATCAGTCCCTGGTGACCTAAATCATTGCCATAGGTACGATTGTTGTACATTACCACTAGCATGGGGATTTTATGATGCACGCCAGTCCAAACAGCAGAGGGAGTAAAGAGGAAGTCACCATCAGATTGAATATTTATTGTCAGTCGATTTTTCCCCTTATTCGCTAACGCAACTCCTAAGGCATGGCCAAATCCCATACCCAGGCCGCCTCCCCCTCTCGAATCGATCACTTGATATGGCTCTTTATAGTCCCATAACCTTTCCGTCCATCCTCGCAAATTCCCATTACCTAAAACCCAATCTTTATCTTTAATTACTTCCCAAAGCTCTGAGGCAAGAAATGGTAATGCTATTGGAGATTCCGCAGATCTATTTTTAACGATTTCTCTGAAAGACTCATGCGATAAATTATGCATTGATTCGATAATTTGAAAGCGTTCATGAAATTCACCAGAGCGATCAACCCCATCATCTAAACGCCTTTCAACCAATTCGACCATTAATGGAAGTGCGACTTTAATATCAGCTTGAACCGAAAGTGATGTTGGGTATAAGCCTCCATAATCGTGAGTCCAACTCCTTATGGAAAGTTGGCGCAATGAGATATCAATCAAGCTCGCGTCTGGTTTAAGCAAGTGTTCTAGGCTTCTTGACCGATAATCCTGACCAGTAAGAGATTGCTGTAAATCGTAAACATCTAGGGCAAGAACCACATCGGCTTCTTGAAGCAATTGCTTCTTTGAGTAAGTCGCATTCAATGGGTGATTAGTCGGGAAATTATATAAATCTCCTCCTGAAATAACTGGTATTGATAGCAATTCTGCCAATTTAATCAGGCTTTTTGCAGCTTCGGGAGCTTTCCCTATAAAGTCAGCCAAGACTACTGGATTTTTAGCTGAAACTAATAAATTTACAGCTTCTTCCATCGCATTCAAATCAGCTTGGAAGTTAGTAGGCTTAGGGAATGAAGAAACGTTTGGAAGTTCGATTGGCTCGTCAATTTTTTCTTCCTGCGTAGCAACATCAAAGCAAATATATACAGGGCCTTCTGGTGCACTAGAGGTAATATGATAACCTCGGATAAGCGATTCAATAGATGAGCCCACACTAGCAGGCTGATCGTCCCATTTTACAAAGTCACGTATAGCATTTCCTTGAACATTTGCTGTATGTATCCAGTCAATCCAAGGCCTTCGGCCATCTGCAGCCATCGGGCCTGTACCACCCAACACCAGCATACTTGAACGATTAGCCCATGCATTGTAAATCGCCATGCTTGCATGTAGCAGGCCTACAACATTGTGAACGTATGCCGCCATTGGTTTGCCTGCGGCTTTACCGTATCCATGCGCGATTGCAACTGCGATTTCTTCATGAGTGCAAAGGATCATTTCCGGGTTTTTATTACCCAAGAAATTAACTATAGAGTCATGTACTCCACGGAATGTTGCGCCTGGATTAAGAGCTACATATTCAATCCCTAAATCACGCAAAACCTCGACTATTACATCTGAACCCCATTCAGCTTTACTAAATCGAACATCATCTTGTGATTCCATGTAGATTTACCTCTGAAATGCTAAATTGCAGAACGCCCTTCAAAACGTTCGCGCCATCTAGGGATAACTTCTTTGTTAAACACGTGCTCTGGAATTTGACCTTTCAAAGCCTTTAATACGTCTTCAGTCGCCCATTCAATACCAGGGCCAATTCCAGCACCATAATTATGGGCTGCAACATGAGCAGATAATAAAACTCTATCGTCCATTTTTCTCAAAGGACTATCCATCGGTAGAGGCTCCACTTCAAATACGTCAAGCCCAGCACCTGCTATGACTTCGTTTTCCAAAGCTCTAATTAAGGCAGGCTCATCTACAGCGGGACCACGAGAAGTATTCAAAAAGACTGCACTAGGCTTCATTAATCCAAATTCCCTATCGCTCATCATATGATATGTCTCTGTATTCAAAACCACATGAAGGGAGACAACGTCTGATTCCATAAGCAACGTTTCCAAATCCACTCGCTGTACATTGGCGTGTATAAATCTATCAATTGGTTGATATGGGTCATAGGCAATAATACGCACTCTCCATGGTGCTAACATCTGAGCAAAACGACCACCAATTCGTCCAAGTCCAATAATACCTATGGTCAAGCCTGGATACCCATCTTCTCTGCTTCCAATATGCGTAGCAGTAAGTTCTGGAGTCCTCCAATCCGTGCTTGTCTTAAGTGCATGATCTCGCTGCCTAACTTTTTTGAGCATCGTAAGCATTTGGGTCATGGTTGTTTCAACAACTCCTCCCCAATTTGCTTCCGTCGGAGCATGCGTGACAATGATCCCCAAATCTGTTGCCGCATTCACATCTATTTCGTCAACACCAATTGAATATTTTGCAACGATACGCAAGTGCTCCGAAGCTGACATTACGGAGCGGTCGATTTTACCGCCTTTGATTGAGGTACCTACCAAAGCATCAGCCTCGTTAGCCATGCTAGCCAATTCATCGGTTGTATTCCCTGTTGGGTCGGACCACGAAGCTTTTCCTAAGACAACTTCACAGCCAATTTCTTCAAATTTCTTATAACTTTGTTCGTCTCCTGGGGCAAAGACTACTACCTTTGGTGCTGCCATATATCCTCCGTATAGGCGTCATTATGCGACACAATGCGCACAAAGCAAAGATTGGTGAGAATTATGAACGATTGCGCCCGCGGCGATTTTGGTTTTCTGCTGAACCTCGCGAATTATCCCTAGATGAAGCTCGGAACTCTTCAGCAATTTGTGGATTCTCGCGCAATAAAGACTGTAGTTCTGATCGAAGCTTTGCTTGATCACCGTCAGCATCATCGATAGCTGTGCGAATTTTCGCAGCAAATTCCGGATTATTTTCTGCTATCTGCTCAAGCCTAGCCTCAATATTTCCTCGAGCTGGTACATTGGCGTTGCCAGTTTCATCAAGTTCAGGCTCAATATTTTGTTGCTGAACTTGGCTAGTGTCTTTGAAAATCTCAGCAGTGCCCCAGCCAAAAGCCAGTCCTGCAAATAACATAATTAATGCTGCTATTAAAAATCGCATCTATCTTCACCTTACCTTAATCATTCGTAACGAAGAGCTTCTATTGGATGAAGCTTGGCTGCTCTACTTGCGGGGTAAATACCGAAAAATAATCCAATAGCTGCAGATACAACAAGCGCAAGAACTGCTATATCTCCACTTAGTACGGTAGATACCTGAGTCCCCGCCAAAGGTAAGCCATTTAATAATTGAGAGGCCAATACCCCAAATGCAACACCGAGCAAACCGCCCACTAAGCTAATGAGCACCGCTTCAATGACAAACTGGGATAATATGTCCCGACGAGTGGCTCCCATTGCTTTACGAATACCAATTTCTTTAGTGCGTTCAGTTACAGATACAAGCATGATATTCATTATTCCAATACCACCGACAATCAATGAGATGCCTGCTACTGCTCCCAGAAAAATAGTCAAAGTCGCCGTAGTTTCTGCAAGAGTGTCGATGACTGCCTGTTGACTAGCAACCGTAAAATCGTCTTCGTCAATGACCCTATGGCGAAGTCTTAAAATCGTAGTGACTTCCTCTGCTGCTATCCCAATGAGTCCTTCCGTCGCCTTGACATTAATTGTGGTTACTGGGATATCTCCCTTTAAATTCAAGTTTCGAATAACTTTGTGATGAGCCGTTGAAATAGGGATTAGAAGCCTGTTGTCTTCGTTGCCTAAAGCACTTGCACCTTTACTTGCCAAAACCCCTACCACACTAAATGGAATCCTGCTGATCAGAATTTCAGAGCCAATTGGTTCCCGTACACCAAATAAATCTTCTTTGGCCTGCGACCCCAGGACCACGACATTGTTTTTCCCCAAAACATGCGCAGGTGAAATAAATTCTCCTGATGCAATTGTAAAATTTCGTATTTCTGCGAAATCCGAAGTAACCCCAAAAATTGGTACGTTATGCTCTTGTTCGCCAAACACAGCAACTGTATTAGATTGGACTTCAGGCGCAACTTTTAGAACGGAAGGAGCGAATACAGGATCAGCTAATGCTAATGCATCATCTAACGTTATTTCTCCTCCATTTACAGAGCGAACAAACAATAAATTAGTCCCTAAAGATTCAATCCTTGAAGTTATCGATTCTTGAGCACCTTTGCCAACTGACATCAGCGCAATTACAGCCGAGACGCCAATAATGATGCCTAGTAAAGTAAGCATCGTCCGTAGCCTATTGCTACCAATCGAGGACCATGCGGTCTTTATTAGCGATACAAATGTCACTTTTCACCCTCGGCCGATAAGATCACTTGGCGCTCTACAGGTGCATCTTGAACAATTCTCCCGTCACTAAACGAAATTATTCGCTGTGTATACAAAGCTACGTCATTTTCATGTGTAACTATGATGACAGTAAGCCCCATCTCTTTGTTAAGCCTTTGAAGTATTGCCATTATTTCTGTGCTCGATCGTGTGTCTAGTGCACCTGTAGGCTCATCTGCTAAAAGCATTACCGGTTCTTTAACTAAGGCTCTTGCTATAGCTACTCTCTGTTGTTCTCCCCCGGATAATTCCATAGGTCTATGCGAGTACCGATGACCAAGACCCACAGAGTCTAATGCTGCCATTGAACGATCTTTCACATACGAAGATTTTCTATACAAAAGTGCGAGCTCGACATTTGACAATGCACTGAGGCGTGGCAATAAGTTGTAGTTCTGGAAAACAAAACCTATTTTAGAACCACGCAATGATGCTAAAGAATCGTCATTCAAACCGCTAATTTCTTCACCGTCCAGAGAGTATGTGCCCTCTGTAGGAACATCTAAACATCCAATTATATTGAGAAGAGTAGATTTGCCAGAACCAGATGCGCCCATAATGGAAACCATCTCCCCTCTTTCAACAGATAAATCTACTCCGTTTAGCGCAGGAACTTGTAAAGTTCCAAGCGTATACGATTTCCTGAGGTTACTAATCTCAATAATTCCCAAGATCAATTCCCTCTGTTGCCGGAGCCGCCACCGCGGTTACTACCTCGGCTACTACCTCGACCAATCAAGCCTCTAAACCCGCTTGATTGAGTATTTGCAGATGCTGGTTCAGGCATAATTACCCTGTCTCCTTCAGTTATGCCTCGCTCAATTATTACCCAAAAATCATCACTGGGACCTAGGCGCACAGGTCTTTCCAAAATACTATTTCCTACCATCACTCTCACAGTAGGTGCTACAAAGCTTCCTGATATAGAAGAAGTTGGAACAATCAGTACGTCTCGGTACTCTTCCAACACGATATCAACCGTTGCCGTAAGTCCTTCTCGAACAACAATATTTGATGGCACAGTCATTTGAATTTCAACGGGAAAGGTCACTAGGTTGTTTTGACCGTTAGATGCGGTTCCAATGCGTTTAATAGAACCATCAAATTGACGTTCTGGTAATGAGGTCATCGAAATGACTACAGGCATACCAGACTTTAATGGCAGGACATCAATTTCATCGACAGAGCCATGGATTTCTACAACTGATGTATCTACTAATTCGATATATGTATTTGCTTGATTCGATCGATCACCCGAGTTCATTGAAACCAGATCAACGGTTCCTGAAAATGGTGCCACTAAGTTGGTATTTTCAAGTTGAGTAGAAAAATCAATAAGTGCTTTTTCTTCGTAATTTAACTTCGCACGAAGAAGGGCTAGGTCAAAGTTATCAGGCTCAGCTTCAATTTCAATTAATTTACGTTTTGCATCCTCAAAATTTGCAGAAGCCAATTTGACATCCGCATCTGCTTTCGCCAGTTCCAATGGCTCTAGAATCAATAGAGCATCAAGAGCTTCTATTGCTTTCGCATGTTCTTTTCTGGCTTTGTCTACTGCTTGCTGGGATTTCACGATATTTTTTGAAGTTGATAAATTAATAGAATCTAGTTCCTCAACAGCGTCACTTACCTGCTCCCACGCGTCATCAAATTCCTTGCTCGCACATACTCCTTGAAAAGGAGCTCCATCGGGGCAAATACCTTTTACTAAGCCTGGGTAAAGAGACAACCATGAATACACGGTGACTTCATTCCAGGGCGTCAATGGGTCATCAATTGGTGTAGAGTTTGAGCTTGTATTACTTAAAACATCTCTATTTTCAAATAATTGATTCAAATTAATTTGGTAATTATCAAGTAGGGTAGTAGGGTTCAGGGTTAATTCTGGCTTAGTTAATTCAATCCCAAGCCATCTCCTGAAAGTATCTAAATATTGCGTTCGATTAGTTTCCAATACTTCTTTTGCATTAATTATTTTGGCCTCAGCATCATTCTCGACAGACGCTAATTCCACAATAGAATTTTGGTGCACTTGTTCTAATCGAGCTGCATCCAATCGAGCATCAGTTATTTCCTGCTTATCTTTTACTTTTAATTCTGCCAACGTGTCTTGCTTTTGCTTGAGTAAGAGCTCTGTGCGCGCGACAGCTTCAAGTGATTTTGCGTATTGCAATACATCAGGGTCATCAAGAGCTATTTGCAAGGCATCTTTTGCATCACTGACTTTAACTGCAGAGTCAGCAATAGATTTCTCAATCTCGACACGTGTCATTACGTCAATATCTGCAAGTTTTTGCCCTAATTTTACAAAATCACCTTCTTCTACAAAAACATTTGCAACATCCCCCGTTATATCAAAAGATAGCTCCTCTCTTATTGGAAAAACTACGCTACCGCTAACTGATACATAGTCACGCAAATCGCCTAAGCGTGCAGTGATTAACTGCTCATCTTCAGCTAATAGTGAACCAGGGTTATTATTCCCATCCGAATAATAAAAATACGAAACTAAAGCAGCTCCACTAAATATCAAAAGTAAAACTATGAGCTGCCAAGCACGGAACGAGGCTAACTTTAATTGTGTAAATTCTATCATTTAATTACCAACTAATTAGATTAAAGTTATTATAGAATCGCACAAATCCCAAGAGGTGAACATATGGCCAACGAAAATACGCAAAACACGTTTGATACCGGACGGTTAGCAGTACTACTGATTGCTCCGTTTGCTTCTATCTCGTTTTCATTACTATCAATTATTTCTGGGCTCCTACCTGATGGAGATACGATAGATATGGTGCAGGGAACGTTATTGTTTTTCAGCGGATTGTCGGGCTTTATGTCCCTAGTTATAGGCATGACTATTCTGATAACTCAACTTGTGCGGAATAACCTGAATGCAAGGAACGTTGCCTATTTTATAGGCGCCTGGTTTATTTCAGTTTTGGTGTTTATTTTTGCCACCACACTAATGTGAAGAAGGTTTATCGATGGCCCACAATCTGCGTGCCATCGATAATGATTGATATCAAACTAATCCATCGTAGATATAATTTCGGTTAAATCCTCTTTGCAATGAGAGGTATGCTTCCTTATCAAGAGTCGGTTTGAATTCCTTCATTATTGATGATGCTTGAGCTGGATTTGAAAGCAGATCAAAAGCAGTCAACGCCATTGCGGCTGCTGGGTCTACGACAGCAGCCTGATAATCATCTACTATGAAATCTGCTCCATGCACAGTCCCGGAACATCCAGCAGCGTAAGGTTGGATCGTAGGGATAATATGAGTCAAATCCCCCATATCCGTAGAGCTGCCACGAGGGGCACCCCGTTTCACGTTATTTACACCTACAATTGTTTCGGCGTTTTGCCGATAGATATCAAAGAAATTTTCATTAACCAGCATAGGTAGGTATGCTGAAAAAGTTGTTAACTCCACTTTAGCCCCCACTGCGAGAGCTCCTGCCTTTAGGGCACGCTCCACCTTAAAATCTGCGTCTGCTATAGCCTCCAAAGTACGCCCTCTAACAAACATTTCCATGCGTACATTAGCTGGTACTGCATTCACTACATCTCCACCGTGAGTGATTATTGGGTGCACTCTAATGCTATCCGAGTCTTGAAAGGTCTCACGATTTGCGTTAATTGCAGATATTGCAATTTGTGCCGCCTGAAGCGCATTTACTCCTTTATGAGGAGAACTCCCTGCATGTGCCTGCACACCTATAAACCTTGCTTCCTTAGCAATAGCTCCATTGTTTATTGAGCCATAAGCTATTTTCCCTTCAGATACGTTTGAACTCGAGTGTGTAAGCATCGCCATATCAATATCATCAAAAACGCCGAGCCTCACTAGTTCAGCCTTACCCCCCATGAATTCAAGTTCGCCTTTTCTCACTAGCGATTGTCTATACTCAAGTTCTATATATTCCTCTGCCGGTACGGCCAAGAAACATACGTCTCCATGCAGGTATTCTCTGATGTCAGGGTCAGAAAGAGCCCCAGCAACAGCAAGCATTGAGCCAATTTGAGTATGATGCCCACAAGCGTGGGCAAAATTATTGTTTGGGTCTGCGTATGGGTGTCCAGGTACTATTAATGAATCTAATTCGCCCATAATTGCAATCCGTGGTCCCTTTTGCTTTCCTGCCAAGTCAGCCCGTGTTCCTGTTATTGCTAGTCCATCCTGATGAGGGAGTCCAAGATAATCGAAAAATTCGTGTACGAGATTAGCTGTACGAAATTCACGAAATCCAGTTTCGGGGTTTTTTAAAATATCCTGTGCAAGATCCACCACTTTTGAGGAATGGCGAGCAATAATTTGAAGGATATGCTTTCTTATTGTTTCTTCTTTCATATTAATAATTACTCTTTACTACCTAGCGCATCATTGACGCTATATGCGCGGAATGCCATTACAAAAATAGTCAAAGCAACGAGAATAACTGCTGCACCTAACCCATAGGACCAGCTGAAGCCTAAATTAGCAACCATCGGAAGCGCGAAAATCGGACCGATACCCGAACCAGCATCAGAAAAAGTTGCATACCTCCCTAAGATTTTCATCCTGTGCTTTGGCGGTGCGACAACTGCAATTGAAGCATTTAAGGATACTAATAGTCCTGTGCTGGAGAAAAATATAAGCGTAAACGAAGGAATAACTACCCATACGATAGGCAATATTGCAACAGTAGTTAAAGCTATTCCAATAATGGATAAGGATCCTATTATCACCACATGACGGCCAATCCGATCCGAAATGTATCCTGAAATAGGGCCTAGCGTTAAATCCCCGAACCAGCGAATCGACACAAGTAATCCGCTGAGGGTTCCTACTCCAACTACAAATCCCAAAATCACTGCCTCTTCGCCCACGATCACACGAACTAAATAGCCTGCTGTTGAGACAACTAAGCCTGCAACAATCATCCAAGCCACAAATGCTACAAAGTATAAATTCCTTATAAACCACATTCGTGAAATTATTACGTTTGTGGTCTCTAAGTTCGCTTGTACGCTACTATCGGCCCCTAATTTTCCGGAGAATGAAACGAGAGGTAGCAATCCGAAAGCGAAAATGGTAATTATCCCTAAAACAAGAAAAGCATTCCCTGCTCCACTGTAATCAGCAATAAACCCGCCACCTATCACTGCTATGAGGCTGCCTCCGCGTGAAAAGCTTTGCAAAAACCCCATCAATTGACCTGTATTACCGCTCTTACTGTTCTCAATAACTGCAAGATAGCCACCCATCCGAATCAATGACCAAGCAATTCCCCAAACCCCGTGAGCGATAAATAAAGCCCAAAATCCCTTCGTAAGTCCATAACTCAAAGTAGTGATAGCGGCAAGGCCTATAGAGAAGGCAAAAGGTTTGAAGAAGCCAAATCGTTCATAAGCAGAGCTAGCCCATCCATTTGATAATATCCGGATAAAGCGATTTACCCCTAAAATAAGACCTGCACCAGTTGGTGTAACTGCAAAAACCTCAAGACGTGAAGGTAATAAAACGTAGAGTGCTGCATCACCCATCAGGCAAATGGATGTTATAAGTGCTACAAGAATTACAGGTCTTGGTGCACGCATTTAAGCTTTATCTCTATGCCATTTATTTGTAAGTATTGGGAAAAGTATCGGCATGAGCAATGCGAAGCCGAAAAACATTGCTGACGCAACCCAGAAAGAATCTTTCAATCCAATATTAGATGCTAAAAGCCCAAAGGCAGCCGGCACTATAATCTGAGCTATGCCCCAATATAACCCGACGTAAGCCATTGCAATGCCTCTCTCTTCCTGTGAACTATATGTAGCAGCAGTAAGAGGATACAAAGGACCTAATAGGCCATAAAGGGTACCGTGAGCCAGCATCAAAAGCCCCATGGCAATCAACGCTGTGCCACTAAATAAGAATAAAAGCATTACGATTCCCATAAAGAAAAGTGCTAGTACGTAGAGGTTTTTTTGCCCAGTCCTTGCAACAATTCTTCCAAAAATTATGCCTATTCCAACACTGCCAACTAACCCTGCAGTTCTGATAAACCCTACTAAAGTTTCACCATTACCAAGCTCTCTTAAATATGGGACTAGCAAAATTACAGGTATGGCCATAGCAGCCGATGCTACAAATGCTGTAAAACCCGCCATTACCATGCTTGGACTTTTCATCATCGAAGGAATCGGTGCTAGTACTTGCGTAAATCCACGCTGGTCTTGCTTCCTTGGAAGCAATGGCAACGCTAAAGAGCCAATAACACCACTAAGGCCTAGTACAGTTAGCATGCTCCAAGCCACCCCGTAGCCGAGTAGCTCGGCAACGAGTCCAGCAAACAACGCTCCAACCATTTCTCCAGAAGTCCTTGAGCTACTCATTCTGCCCAGTAGTATTCCTGCTTTAGAAGGGTTGATTCTACTGCAGTAAGATTGTGTGGCCGTCCAGTAAGTAGCTCGGGATATACCAAGCAATGTCTGGCCTAAAATGAGAGGCCAAAAAGTACTAGCTATCCCAATTATGGCTGCACCTAAAGCCATCGTTGCAAAACTGATTAAAAGGACCCAGCGTTCTCCAAATCTGTCAGAAAGAGCTCCTGCAATAAGTCTTAAAAATAATCCAAGTACAGCTTGAGATGCGACAAT
Protein-coding regions in this window:
- a CDS encoding cupin domain-containing protein; this translates as MAEVKFIDFAKQIPVSRGNGAESFPLVGKMDGTDSFTAGISSFPEGLEVPLHSHNVEEMVTVLQGSGECEIDGIVRSVKLWDTTFIPKNIVHCFRNTGKGTMKIMWIYATTTVTRTFAETGVTVEHLSGEDLVGSGPGK
- a CDS encoding thiamine pyrophosphate-dependent enzyme, with amino-acid sequence MESQDDVRFSKAEWGSDVIVEVLRDLGIEYVALNPGATFRGVHDSIVNFLGNKNPEMILCTHEEIAVAIAHGYGKAAGKPMAAYVHNVVGLLHASMAIYNAWANRSSMLVLGGTGPMAADGRRPWIDWIHTANVQGNAIRDFVKWDDQPASVGSSIESLIRGYHITSSAPEGPVYICFDVATQEEKIDEPIELPNVSSFPKPTNFQADLNAMEEAVNLLVSAKNPVVLADFIGKAPEAAKSLIKLAELLSIPVISGGDLYNFPTNHPLNATYSKKQLLQEADVVLALDVYDLQQSLTGQDYRSRSLEHLLKPDASLIDISLRQLSIRSWTHDYGGLYPTSLSVQADIKVALPLMVELVERRLDDGVDRSGEFHERFQIIESMHNLSHESFREIVKNRSAESPIALPFLASELWEVIKDKDWVLGNGNLRGWTERLWDYKEPYQVIDSRGGGGLGMGFGHALGVALANKGKNRLTINIQSDGDFLFTPSAVWTGVHHKIPMLVVMYNNRTYGNDLGHQGLMAEVRGRPDENKNIGIDIDDPYVDFAAMARSFGAWAEGPIDDPSQLRSALERAVSEVINNGKLAVVDVITELGDR
- a CDS encoding ABC transporter permease, with protein sequence MLTLLGIIIGVSAVIALMSVGKGAQESITSRIESLGTNLLFVRSVNGGEITLDDALALADPVFAPSVLKVAPEVQSNTVAVFGEQEHNVPIFGVTSDFAEIRNFTIASGEFISPAHVLGKNNVVVLGSQAKEDLFGVREPIGSEILISRIPFSVVGVLASKGASALGNEDNRLLIPISTAHHKVIRNLNLKGDIPVTTINVKATEGLIGIAAEEVTTILRLRHRVIDEDDFTVASQQAVIDTLAETTATLTIFLGAVAGISLIVGGIGIMNIMLVSVTERTKEIGIRKAMGATRRDILSQFVIEAVLISLVGGLLGVAFGVLASQLLNGLPLAGTQVSTVLSGDIAVLALVVSAAIGLFFGIYPASRAAKLHPIEALRYE
- a CDS encoding ABC transporter ATP-binding protein, encoding MIEISNLRKSYTLGTLQVPALNGVDLSVERGEMVSIMGASGSGKSTLLNIIGCLDVPTEGTYSLDGEEISGLNDDSLASLRGSKIGFVFQNYNLLPRLSALSNVELALLYRKSSYVKDRSMAALDSVGLGHRYSHRPMELSGGEQQRVAIARALVKEPVMLLADEPTGALDTRSSTEIMAILQRLNKEMGLTVIIVTHENDVALYTQRIISFSDGRIVQDAPVERQVILSAEGEK
- a CDS encoding efflux RND transporter periplasmic adaptor subunit; amino-acid sequence: MIEFTQLKLASFRAWQLIVLLLIFSGAALVSYFYYSDGNNNPGSLLAEDEQLITARLGDLRDYVSVSGSVVFPIREELSFDITGDVANVFVEEGDFVKLGQKLADIDVMTRVEIEKSIADSAVKVSDAKDALQIALDDPDVLQYAKSLEAVARTELLLKQKQDTLAELKVKDKQEITDARLDAARLEQVHQNSIVELASVENDAEAKIINAKEVLETNRTQYLDTFRRWLGIELTKPELTLNPTTLLDNYQINLNQLFENRDVLSNTSSNSTPIDDPLTPWNEVTVYSWLSLYPGLVKGICPDGAPFQGVCASKEFDDAWEQVSDAVEELDSINLSTSKNIVKSQQAVDKARKEHAKAIEALDALLILEPLELAKADADVKLASANFEDAKRKLIEIEAEPDNFDLALLRAKLNYEEKALIDFSTQLENTNLVAPFSGTVDLVSMNSGDRSNQANTYIELVDTSVVEIHGSVDEIDVLPLKSGMPVVISMTSLPERQFDGSIKRIGTASNGQNNLVTFPVEIQMTVPSNIVVREGLTATVDIVLEEYRDVLIVPTSSISGSFVAPTVRVMVGNSILERPVRLGPSDDFWVIIERGITEGDRVIMPEPASANTQSSGFRGLIGRGSSRGSNRGGGSGNRGN
- a CDS encoding amidohydrolase, which codes for MKEETIRKHILQIIARHSSKVVDLAQDILKNPETGFREFRTANLVHEFFDYLGLPHQDGLAITGTRADLAGKQKGPRIAIMGELDSLIVPGHPYADPNNNFAHACGHHTQIGSMLAVAGALSDPDIREYLHGDVCFLAVPAEEYIELEYRQSLVRKGELEFMGGKAELVRLGVFDDIDMAMLTHSSSNVSEGKIAYGSINNGAIAKEARFIGVQAHAGSSPHKGVNALQAAQIAISAINANRETFQDSDSIRVHPIITHGGDVVNAVPANVRMEMFVRGRTLEAIADADFKVERALKAGALAVGAKVELTTFSAYLPMLVNENFFDIYRQNAETIVGVNNVKRGAPRGSSTDMGDLTHIIPTIQPYAAGCSGTVHGADFIVDDYQAAVVDPAAAMALTAFDLLSNPAQASSIMKEFKPTLDKEAYLSLQRGFNRNYIYDGLV
- a CDS encoding MFS transporter, with product MRAPRPVILVALITSICLMGDAALYVLLPSRLEVFAVTPTGAGLILGVNRFIRILSNGWASSAYERFGFFKPFAFSIGLAAITTLSYGLTKGFWALFIAHGVWGIAWSLIRMGGYLAVIENSKSGNTGQLMGFLQSFSRGGSLIAVIGGGFIADYSGAGNAFLVLGIITIFAFGLLPLVSFSGKLGADSSVQANLETTNVIISRMWFIRNLYFVAFVAWMIVAGLVVSTAGYLVRVIVGEEAVILGFVVGVGTLSGLLVSIRWFGDLTLGPISGYISDRIGRHVVIIGSLSIIGIALTTVAILPIVWVVIPSFTLIFFSSTGLLVSLNASIAVVAPPKHRMKILGRYATFSDAGSGIGPIFALPMVANLGFSWSYGLGAAVILVALTIFVMAFRAYSVNDALGSKE
- a CDS encoding MFS transporter; translation: MSNGMAIPQGLSPQNELRATFLIYLAGFTYHIGLGATLILVPLYALHLGFDLDELGMIVASQAVLGLFLRLIAGALSDRFGERWVLLISFATMALGAAIIGIASTFWPLILGQTLLGISRATYWTATQSYCSRINPSKAGILLGRMSSSRTSGEMVGALFAGLVAELLGYGVAWSMLTVLGLSGVIGSLALPLLPRKQDQRGFTQVLAPIPSMMKSPSMVMAGFTAFVASAAMAIPVILLVPYLRELGNGETLVGFIRTAGLVGSVGIGIIFGRIVARTGQKNLYVLALFFMGIVMLLFLFSGTALIAMGLLMLAHGTLYGLLGPLYPLTAATYSSQEERGIAMAYVGLYWGIAQIIVPAAFGLLASNIGLKDSFWVASAMFFGFALLMPILFPILTNKWHRDKA